A region of Curvibacter sp. AEP1-3 DNA encodes the following proteins:
- a CDS encoding ABC transporter ATP-binding protein has protein sequence MLISARELTKTYAMGDQTVHALRGVSLDIAEGEMVAIMGTSGSGKSTLMNILGCLDQPGSGSYLLAGEAVQDMAPDALASIRNRRIGFVFQQFNLLARTSALENVELPMVYAGVKAPERHARALEALQRVALSERAHHTPAELSGGQQQRVAIARALVNRPQLILADEPTGALDSETSEDIMQLLTDLNRQGMTVVLVTHEPDIAAWARRKLVFKDGRMVEDRVQAGAPK, from the coding sequence ATGCTGATTTCGGCCCGCGAGCTGACCAAAACCTACGCCATGGGCGACCAGACGGTGCACGCCTTGCGCGGAGTGTCGCTGGACATTGCCGAGGGCGAAATGGTGGCCATCATGGGCACCTCGGGCTCGGGCAAATCGACCTTGATGAACATTCTGGGCTGTCTGGACCAGCCCGGCAGCGGCAGCTACCTGTTGGCCGGCGAAGCCGTGCAGGACATGGCGCCGGATGCGCTGGCCTCCATCCGCAACCGGCGCATCGGCTTTGTGTTTCAGCAGTTCAACCTGCTGGCCCGTACCAGCGCGCTAGAGAACGTGGAGCTGCCCATGGTGTACGCCGGCGTCAAGGCGCCTGAGCGTCATGCCCGCGCTTTGGAAGCGCTACAGCGCGTGGCCTTAAGCGAGCGCGCGCATCACACACCTGCCGAGCTGTCGGGTGGACAGCAGCAGCGCGTGGCGATTGCGCGTGCGCTGGTGAACCGACCGCAGCTCATCCTGGCCGATGAGCCCACCGGCGCGCTGGACTCTGAGACCAGCGAAGACATCATGCAGCTGCTGACCGACCTCAACCGCCAGGGCATGACCGTGGTGCTGGTGACCCACGAACCCGACATCGCCGCCTGGGCCCGCCGCAAGCTGGTCTTCAAGGACGGCCGCATGGTGGAAGACAGGGTGCAGGCGGGGGCTCCGAAATGA
- a CDS encoding efflux RND transporter periplasmic adaptor subunit, with protein sequence MNKQRIGAAAVLVALLAAGAWWWTQQSGTGRVEYRTAAVTRGNLQATVAASGAVSPVAQVSVGTQVSGQIRDVLVDFNSEVKAGQLIAQIDPETFEYRVRSAQADVDAARAAVLTAQANALAAQTQVSRAQVDLDEARRDSDRKQSLADKQFIATSEADKARALVNTSLEAMKSVQAQVGVAQAQVKTAQANVAQREAALAQARIDLARTRITSPVNGIVIKRTIERGQTVASSLQAPELFVIAQNLSDMQVEAAIDESDVGRLQTGQKASFTVDAFPGQTFEGSIRQVRKAATNVANVVTYVAIVGFKNEGGKLLPGMTANVRVITDQRDKALKVPNAALRMRIEGVDAPAGARGQGKGRVYTLGADGKPQAVAVRIGVSDGSSTEVLEGGEGGSALAEGTEVITGIKTAATAKAGGSSPRPPF encoded by the coding sequence ATGAATAAACAACGCATAGGAGCCGCCGCTGTCCTGGTGGCTCTGCTGGCCGCCGGCGCTTGGTGGTGGACCCAGCAGTCCGGCACGGGCCGGGTCGAATACCGCACCGCTGCCGTCACGCGCGGTAATCTGCAGGCCACCGTGGCCGCCAGTGGTGCCGTCAGCCCTGTGGCGCAGGTGAGTGTGGGCACCCAGGTGAGCGGGCAGATCCGCGATGTGTTGGTGGATTTCAATAGCGAAGTCAAAGCCGGCCAGCTGATCGCCCAGATCGACCCCGAGACCTTTGAATACCGTGTGCGCAGCGCCCAGGCCGATGTCGATGCCGCCCGCGCCGCCGTGCTGACCGCGCAGGCCAACGCGCTGGCCGCGCAAACCCAAGTGTCGCGCGCGCAGGTGGATCTGGACGAAGCCCGCCGCGACTCCGACCGCAAGCAAAGCCTGGCCGACAAGCAGTTCATCGCCACCAGCGAGGCCGACAAAGCCCGCGCTTTGGTGAACACCAGCCTGGAAGCCATGAAGAGCGTTCAGGCGCAGGTAGGCGTGGCGCAGGCGCAGGTCAAGACTGCGCAGGCCAATGTGGCCCAGCGAGAGGCCGCTTTGGCGCAGGCACGCATTGACCTGGCCCGCACCCGCATTACGTCCCCCGTGAACGGCATTGTGATCAAGCGCACCATCGAGCGCGGCCAGACGGTAGCCAGCAGCCTGCAGGCGCCTGAGCTGTTTGTGATTGCCCAGAACCTCTCGGACATGCAGGTGGAAGCTGCGATTGACGAGAGCGATGTGGGTCGCCTGCAAACCGGCCAGAAGGCGAGCTTTACCGTGGATGCCTTCCCGGGTCAGACCTTTGAGGGCAGCATCCGCCAGGTGCGCAAGGCGGCCACCAATGTGGCGAATGTGGTGACCTATGTGGCCATCGTCGGTTTCAAGAACGAAGGCGGCAAGCTGCTGCCCGGCATGACGGCCAATGTGCGTGTGATTACCGACCAGCGCGACAAAGCACTCAAGGTGCCCAATGCTGCTCTGCGCATGCGCATTGAGGGCGTGGACGCCCCGGCAGGCGCGCGTGGGCAAGGCAAGGGCCGGGTCTACACCCTGGGTGCGGATGGCAAGCCCCAGGCCGTGGCCGTGCGCATTGGCGTGTCGGATGGCAGCAGCACCGAAGTGTTGGAGGGCGGTGAAGGTGGCTCGGCATTGGCAGAGGGCACCGAGGTGATCACCGGCATTAAGACCGCGGCGACGGCCAAGGCCGGTGGTAGTAGCCCGCGTCCGCCGTTCTGA
- a CDS encoding DUF2306 domain-containing protein: MQLTPVIAIHMTAALAALAIGPVALWARKGRVQRTHLHRAAGYAWVTLMLATALSALFIRDYLQFNIAGYTWIHLFVPLTLAGLFGAFRALYLKDISRHQKIMQGLYFGACIGAGAGALLPGRYLGQLVWGQWLGLL, from the coding sequence ATGCAACTCACCCCCGTTATCGCCATCCACATGACTGCCGCGCTGGCCGCACTGGCCATCGGCCCCGTTGCCCTCTGGGCCCGCAAAGGCCGCGTGCAGCGCACTCATCTGCACCGTGCCGCTGGCTATGCCTGGGTGACCTTGATGCTGGCGACCGCGCTCAGCGCCCTGTTCATCCGCGATTACCTGCAGTTCAACATCGCGGGCTACACCTGGATTCACCTGTTCGTGCCGCTCACGCTGGCAGGCCTGTTCGGGGCTTTCCGCGCGCTGTACCTGAAAGATATCAGCCGCCACCAAAAGATCATGCAAGGCCTGTACTTCGGGGCCTGCATAGGCGCAGGGGCGGGCGCCTTACTGCCCGGCCGCTACCTGGGCCAACTGGTCTGGGGCCAGTGGCTCGGTCTCCTGTAA
- a CDS encoding 2TM domain-containing protein: MNALTHLSPAELDRLARKRAGAKMGWYIHALVFVLVNAGLAALSALQGQHWAVFPAMGWGLGLAVHGVVVYLSLQNFSLFHTLLQRERQRLETLRDPW; encoded by the coding sequence ATGAACGCACTCACCCACCTCTCCCCCGCTGAACTCGACCGTCTGGCCCGCAAACGCGCCGGCGCCAAAATGGGCTGGTACATCCATGCCCTGGTGTTCGTGCTGGTCAATGCCGGACTGGCGGCCTTGTCGGCCCTGCAAGGCCAGCACTGGGCGGTGTTCCCCGCCATGGGTTGGGGCCTGGGTCTGGCGGTGCACGGTGTGGTGGTGTATCTGAGCCTGCAAAACTTCAGCCTCTTTCACACCCTGCTGCAGCGCGAACGCCAGCGCCTCGAAACCCTGCGCGACCCCTGGTAA
- a CDS encoding sensor histidine kinase gives MPSFFSHAMVLRGLKVLALNTVIAIAITLFDNHSFGLNLVYSHCIGISIWAFIEGAIHFFVGNWQMHLHRLLYIVPVAVVLGYFSGHLLTDLILGTTSFQYWKQTPRMAFGMLFVSLVAGGTICWVFVSREQLAAERQNLEVARRQASEAQLKLLEAQLEPHMLFNTLANLRALIAVDPQRAQTMLDHMIAYLRATLSASRAPTGGNTHTLADEFARLQDYLELMAIRMGPRLHFSLDLPEALRAQPVPPLLLQPLVENSIQHGLEPKVEGGSIRIAASASDGVLKLDVEDTGLGADPAELLPPAPESSGHGFGLQQVRERLATAFGERGAMVLVAAPAGGMSASITFPLKA, from the coding sequence ATGCCTTCCTTTTTTTCCCACGCGATGGTCCTGCGCGGCCTGAAAGTCCTGGCGCTCAACACCGTGATCGCTATTGCCATCACGCTGTTTGACAACCATTCATTCGGCCTGAACCTGGTGTATTCGCACTGCATCGGCATCAGCATCTGGGCCTTCATCGAAGGAGCGATCCATTTTTTTGTGGGCAACTGGCAGATGCATCTGCACCGTCTGCTCTACATCGTGCCGGTGGCGGTGGTGCTGGGCTACTTCAGCGGCCACCTGCTGACCGACCTGATTCTGGGCACCACCTCGTTTCAGTATTGGAAACAGACCCCGCGCATGGCCTTTGGCATGTTGTTTGTCAGCCTGGTCGCCGGAGGCACCATTTGTTGGGTATTCGTGAGCCGTGAACAACTGGCTGCCGAGCGCCAGAACCTCGAAGTCGCGCGCCGCCAGGCCAGCGAGGCCCAGCTCAAACTGCTGGAAGCGCAACTGGAACCGCACATGCTGTTCAACACCCTGGCCAACTTGCGCGCCCTGATTGCGGTAGACCCGCAACGGGCCCAGACCATGCTGGACCACATGATTGCCTACTTGCGCGCCACGTTGTCAGCCTCACGCGCACCCACGGGCGGCAACACCCACACCCTGGCCGACGAATTCGCCCGCCTGCAGGATTACCTGGAGCTCATGGCCATCCGCATGGGCCCGCGCCTGCACTTCAGCCTGGACCTGCCAGAGGCCTTGCGCGCCCAACCGGTGCCCCCTTTGCTGCTGCAGCCGCTAGTGGAAAACAGCATTCAGCACGGGCTGGAGCCCAAGGTGGAGGGCGGCAGCATCCGCATTGCCGCCTCTGCGTCCGACGGCGTGCTGAAGCTCGATGTGGAAGACACGGGCTTGGGCGCAGACCCTGCTGAACTGCTGCCTCCGGCCCCGGAGAGCAGCGGCCACGGTTTCGGGCTGCAGCAGGTGCGCGAGCGGCTGGCTACCGCCTTCGGCGAGCGTGGCGCTATGGTTTTAGTAGCTGCTCCCGCAGGTGGCATGAGCGCCAGCATCACTTTTCCCTTGAAAGCGTAA
- a CDS encoding LytR/AlgR family response regulator transcription factor: MPTALIAEDEPLLAQALQAELARAWPELQVLRTVGDGASAVKAALELVPQLLFFDIRMPGMSGLDAALELADLWPPAHASQQPFPALVFVTAYDQYAVQAFEAQAVDYLLKPVQPARLQKTVSKLQLALAESVHAAPETIANPSHNPSTDPALEAALSQLRGLLQAHTGMPAQAADAGDTPPLLQVLQVSAGSQIRMVPIDEVLYFEAADKYVRVLTRDREHLLRTALKDLLPQLDPLVFWQVHRGTVVRATAIDTVSRDDAGRLTLSLRNRDDKLAVSRLYAQRFKAM; encoded by the coding sequence ATGCCAACCGCTCTGATCGCAGAAGACGAACCCCTGCTGGCCCAAGCATTGCAAGCCGAGCTGGCCCGTGCGTGGCCGGAACTGCAGGTGCTGCGCACCGTGGGCGACGGAGCCTCCGCCGTGAAGGCCGCGCTGGAGCTGGTGCCGCAGCTGCTGTTTTTTGACATCCGTATGCCGGGCATGAGCGGGCTGGATGCCGCCCTCGAATTGGCCGACCTGTGGCCGCCCGCCCACGCATCGCAACAGCCCTTCCCGGCGCTGGTGTTTGTGACGGCCTATGACCAATATGCCGTGCAAGCCTTTGAGGCTCAGGCAGTGGACTACCTGCTCAAACCCGTGCAGCCTGCGCGCCTGCAAAAAACCGTGTCCAAACTGCAGCTGGCGCTCGCCGAATCTGTGCATGCAGCTCCTGAAACCATAGCAAACCCTTCTCACAACCCGAGCACTGACCCGGCGCTGGAAGCCGCCCTCAGCCAGCTGCGTGGCCTGCTGCAGGCCCACACGGGTATGCCGGCGCAAGCGGCGGACGCGGGCGACACGCCCCCCCTGCTGCAGGTGCTGCAAGTGAGCGCAGGCAGCCAGATCCGCATGGTGCCCATAGACGAAGTGTTGTACTTTGAGGCGGCCGACAAATACGTGCGGGTGCTCACCCGTGACCGCGAGCACCTGCTGCGCACCGCCCTCAAAGACTTGCTGCCCCAACTCGACCCGCTGGTCTTCTGGCAAGTGCACCGGGGCACGGTGGTGCGGGCCACTGCCATCGACACCGTCAGCCGTGACGACGCAGGCCGCCTCACCTTGAGTTTGCGCAACCGGGACGACAAACTCGCCGTCAGCCGCCTCTACGCCCAGCGCTTCAAAGCCATGTGA
- a CDS encoding branched-chain amino acid ABC transporter substrate-binding protein, with translation MQLKLSRRHTLRLLSVGAAAPAALLQGCDSTPSVIKIGVAQPLSGNLAALGQDLLNGVTLAVEELNKEGYKVKGKAVTFEIVAVDDKADEATAKQVAQQLVDAGVVAVIGHLNSGQSIAAAPIYADKDIPQLAISTNPKFTALGLPTTFRLVANDTLQAKAIGSYSSSQFPGTRYALQDDGTVYGKDLAAGAEVQLKAAKREILVKQSFDDKTVAFDDFAAKLKAENVQVLVTTVSDFQIIALIEALKKIDYTKITILGADTIKTTDMLKGTGVVKGLYATSPVLDAREFTAGAAFLDKYRAKFKKDPAYAGHYTYDAMYVVAAAIRRAESAKPKDIVAMLKKIDGYAPVTGSMKWDDKGEQRYGVIGVYSANGGLWESQMRSDSW, from the coding sequence ATGCAATTGAAACTCTCGCGTCGCCACACCCTGCGTCTGCTCTCCGTGGGCGCTGCCGCCCCTGCCGCTTTGCTGCAAGGCTGCGACTCCACCCCCTCCGTCATCAAGATCGGCGTGGCCCAGCCCCTGAGCGGCAACCTCGCGGCACTGGGGCAGGACTTGCTCAACGGCGTAACGCTGGCGGTGGAAGAGCTCAACAAGGAAGGCTACAAGGTCAAGGGGAAAGCCGTCACATTTGAAATCGTGGCTGTGGACGACAAGGCCGACGAAGCCACTGCCAAGCAAGTGGCGCAGCAACTGGTGGATGCCGGTGTGGTCGCAGTTATCGGGCATTTGAACTCCGGCCAGAGCATTGCCGCTGCCCCGATTTACGCGGACAAGGACATCCCCCAGCTGGCCATTTCCACCAACCCCAAGTTCACCGCTTTGGGTCTGCCCACTACCTTCCGCCTGGTGGCGAACGACACCCTGCAGGCCAAAGCCATCGGCAGCTACTCGTCTTCGCAGTTTCCAGGCACACGCTACGCCCTGCAGGACGACGGCACCGTGTACGGCAAAGACCTGGCTGCCGGTGCCGAAGTGCAGCTCAAGGCTGCAAAGCGCGAAATTCTGGTCAAGCAAAGCTTTGACGACAAGACCGTCGCGTTTGACGACTTCGCCGCCAAGCTCAAGGCCGAGAACGTGCAGGTGCTGGTGACGACCGTGAGCGACTTCCAGATCATCGCGCTCATCGAGGCACTCAAGAAGATCGACTACACCAAGATCACCATCCTTGGGGCCGACACCATCAAAACCACCGACATGCTCAAAGGCACCGGCGTGGTCAAAGGTCTGTACGCCACCTCTCCGGTGTTGGACGCCCGCGAGTTCACCGCAGGTGCCGCCTTCCTGGACAAATACCGCGCCAAGTTCAAAAAAGACCCCGCCTACGCCGGCCACTACACCTACGACGCCATGTACGTGGTGGCTGCTGCCATCCGCCGTGCGGAATCGGCCAAGCCCAAAGACATCGTGGCCATGCTCAAGAAGATCGACGGCTACGCGCCAGTAACCGGCTCCATGAAGTGGGACGACAAGGGCGAGCAGCGCTACGGCGTGATCGGGGTGTACAGTGCCAATGGCGGGCTCTGGGAATCCCAAATGCGGTCCGACAGCTGGTAA
- a CDS encoding branched-chain amino acid ABC transporter substrate-binding protein yields the protein MKLKIVAAAAIALSTGMAFAQNAVVTIAHVGPTSGAIAHLGKDNENGAILAVEELNAAGVTIGGKKVTLKLMTEDDAADPKQGTAVAQKLADAKVAGVIGHLNSGTTIPASSIYSDAGIPQISPSATNPKYTRQGFKTAFRLVADDAQLGGTLGRYAVKELKGKSIAVIDDRTAYGQGVAQEFTKAVEAAGGTVVAKEFTTDKATDFSAILTTIKGKKADVVFFGGMDAVAGPMLRQMKSLGINAKFMGGDGICSTELVKLGGDAIADNQVYCAEAGGVEGQQKVGMEDFKKKFKAKFGSEVQVYAPYVYDGVKVMVAAMVKAGSSDPAKYLPVLAATKDYKGVTGNISFDNKGDILNGALTLKTVKGGKLSDIAVIR from the coding sequence ATGAAGTTGAAAATTGTTGCAGCCGCAGCCATCGCCTTGTCTACCGGTATGGCCTTCGCACAAAACGCGGTTGTCACTATCGCTCACGTTGGCCCCACCAGTGGCGCTATCGCCCACTTGGGTAAGGACAACGAAAACGGCGCCATCCTTGCCGTGGAAGAACTCAACGCAGCTGGCGTGACCATCGGTGGCAAGAAAGTCACCCTGAAGCTGATGACTGAAGACGACGCAGCTGACCCCAAGCAAGGTACTGCTGTTGCCCAGAAGCTGGCTGACGCCAAAGTTGCTGGCGTGATCGGTCACTTGAACTCCGGCACCACCATCCCTGCTTCCAGCATCTACTCCGATGCAGGCATCCCCCAGATTTCTCCTTCCGCTACCAACCCCAAGTACACACGCCAAGGCTTCAAGACCGCCTTCCGTTTGGTGGCTGACGACGCTCAATTGGGCGGCACACTGGGCCGTTACGCTGTCAAGGAATTGAAGGGCAAGTCCATCGCCGTGATCGACGACCGTACTGCTTACGGCCAAGGCGTTGCTCAAGAATTCACCAAGGCTGTTGAAGCTGCAGGCGGCACCGTGGTTGCCAAGGAATTCACAACCGACAAGGCAACTGACTTCTCCGCTATCCTGACCACCATCAAGGGCAAGAAAGCTGACGTCGTGTTCTTCGGCGGTATGGACGCTGTTGCAGGCCCCATGCTGCGTCAAATGAAGTCCCTGGGCATCAACGCCAAGTTCATGGGCGGCGACGGCATCTGCTCCACCGAATTGGTGAAGTTGGGTGGCGACGCGATTGCTGACAACCAAGTCTACTGCGCGGAAGCCGGTGGCGTGGAAGGCCAGCAAAAGGTCGGCATGGAAGACTTCAAGAAGAAGTTCAAGGCCAAGTTCGGTTCTGAAGTTCAAGTGTACGCACCCTACGTGTACGACGGCGTGAAGGTCATGGTTGCTGCCATGGTCAAGGCCGGCTCTTCCGACCCAGCCAAGTACCTGCCTGTTTTGGCAGCTACCAAGGACTACAAGGGCGTGACAGGCAACATCTCCTTTGACAACAAGGGCGACATCCTGAACGGCGCTTTGACACTGAAGACCGTCAAGGGCGGCAAGCTGTCTGACATCGCTGTGATCCGCTAA
- a CDS encoding DUF2157 domain-containing protein has protein sequence MDIKDFTDTSNLTFELRLQDLKQAARDGVITEQQAQALWQRWSQGQHWQATRPVDPNAPQPALAAVATGPRFSFVNVLYYFGGLLAIGAMTLFMTLGFQQVGPTALMVLGALYLFAALKVADYFKARSLPVPAGLMATLAVFLVPLIVWGAQHLMGWWPPGGPDSLASYHTRIDWRWITLEFATLLAGVVMLWRYRLPFMVMPLALTLWYMSMDVANMLLFDHRWEWEFMRDMSLVFGIGTVAVAMWVDVRTRLSQTAEWRQDFAFWLYIFGTTMFWCGLSLNDSGSELAKLGYCALNVVLVLLGAAIGRRVFTVYGAFGVMLYLGHLSHEVFRESFMFPFALTLLGLGLVALGVWWQRHESAIAAHLSRYVPQGLQPRA, from the coding sequence ATGGACATCAAGGACTTCACCGACACCAGCAATTTGACATTCGAGCTGCGCCTGCAAGACCTGAAGCAGGCCGCGCGCGACGGAGTGATCACCGAGCAGCAAGCCCAAGCTCTGTGGCAACGCTGGAGCCAGGGGCAGCATTGGCAGGCCACTCGGCCTGTAGACCCCAATGCGCCGCAGCCCGCCTTGGCGGCCGTGGCCACAGGCCCGCGCTTCAGTTTTGTGAATGTGCTGTATTACTTTGGTGGGCTGCTGGCCATTGGCGCCATGACGCTGTTCATGACCCTGGGCTTCCAGCAGGTGGGTCCGACTGCACTGATGGTGCTGGGAGCTTTGTACCTGTTTGCTGCGCTGAAGGTGGCGGACTATTTCAAGGCGCGCAGCCTGCCGGTGCCGGCGGGTTTGATGGCTACGCTGGCGGTGTTTCTGGTGCCGCTGATTGTGTGGGGCGCACAGCACCTGATGGGCTGGTGGCCACCGGGCGGGCCGGACTCGCTGGCCAGCTACCACACGCGCATTGATTGGCGGTGGATCACGCTGGAGTTCGCCACGCTGCTGGCCGGTGTGGTGATGCTGTGGCGCTACCGCTTGCCTTTTATGGTGATGCCGCTGGCGCTCACCCTTTGGTACATGAGCATGGACGTGGCCAACATGCTGCTGTTCGACCACCGCTGGGAATGGGAGTTCATGCGCGACATGTCGCTGGTGTTCGGTATTGGCACCGTGGCGGTAGCCATGTGGGTGGATGTGCGAACCCGCTTGTCCCAGACGGCGGAGTGGCGGCAGGACTTTGCCTTCTGGCTCTATATTTTTGGTACCACCATGTTCTGGTGCGGCTTGAGCCTGAACGACTCTGGATCTGAGCTGGCCAAGCTGGGCTACTGCGCGCTGAATGTGGTGTTGGTGCTGCTGGGGGCGGCCATCGGGCGGCGCGTGTTCACGGTGTATGGCGCCTTCGGGGTGATGCTGTATTTGGGCCACCTGTCGCATGAGGTGTTTCGCGAGAGCTTTATGTTCCCGTTTGCGCTCACCTTGCTGGGCTTGGGCCTGGTGGCACTGGGCGTGTGGTGGCAGCGCCATGAAAGCGCCATAGCGGCACATTTGAGCCGCTATGTGCCGCAAGGGTTGCAGCCGCGAGCCTGA
- a CDS encoding glutaminase, with product MLTPRTTTGLPAAESLQAALALIDTEARALFGQGKVADYIPALAQVQPRQFGMAVALVDGSTYQVGDAHTPFSLQSITKLFTFVLALKAIGDDVWKRVGREPSGAAFNSMVQLETEQGIPRNPFINAGALVITDILTTRYAHLDYALLGALRRLTDDPELSWNAAVAKSERDTAHRNMAMAYFMKSHGNFANPPELVLDNYCRQCATEMNCAQLAQATMFLANGGRDLGRDGRPDEQFLSADDARRVNALLLTCGAYDAAGDFAYRIGLPVKTGVGGGIVAIVPGVGTIAVWAPELDAKGNSELGAFALERLVQLTGWNHT from the coding sequence ATGCTTACCCCCCGCACTACCACTGGTCTGCCGGCTGCCGAATCGCTGCAAGCGGCCTTAGCCCTTATCGACACCGAAGCCCGCGCCCTGTTCGGCCAAGGCAAGGTGGCGGACTACATACCGGCACTGGCGCAAGTGCAGCCGCGCCAGTTCGGCATGGCCGTGGCGCTGGTGGATGGCAGCACCTACCAAGTGGGCGATGCGCACACCCCGTTCTCGCTGCAAAGCATTACCAAGCTGTTTACCTTCGTGCTGGCTCTCAAGGCCATTGGCGACGACGTGTGGAAGCGCGTGGGCCGCGAGCCCTCAGGCGCAGCGTTTAACTCCATGGTGCAGCTGGAAACCGAGCAGGGCATTCCCCGCAACCCGTTCATCAACGCCGGGGCGCTGGTGATTACCGACATCCTCACCACCCGCTACGCCCACCTGGACTACGCGCTCCTGGGCGCCCTGCGCCGCCTGACCGACGACCCCGAGCTGAGCTGGAATGCGGCTGTGGCCAAGAGCGAGCGCGACACGGCCCACCGCAACATGGCTATGGCCTATTTCATGAAAAGCCACGGCAACTTTGCCAACCCGCCCGAGCTGGTGCTGGACAACTACTGCCGCCAATGCGCCACCGAAATGAACTGCGCCCAGCTCGCCCAGGCCACCATGTTTCTGGCCAATGGCGGGCGCGACCTGGGCCGTGACGGCAGGCCCGATGAACAGTTTTTAAGCGCTGACGACGCCCGCCGCGTCAACGCCTTGCTGCTCACCTGCGGCGCCTATGACGCCGCCGGCGACTTTGCCTACCGCATCGGCCTGCCAGTCAAAACCGGTGTGGGCGGCGGCATTGTCGCCATAGTCCCCGGCGTGGGCACCATTGCCGTGTGGGCGCCTGAGCTGGACGCCAAAGGCAACTCGGAATTGGGCGCCTTTGCGCTGGAGCGACTGGTGCAGCTCACCGGCTGGAACCACACCTGA
- a CDS encoding sensor domain-containing diguanylate cyclase — translation MAHISGIADSVSLVAHFASLYEHSPLHVVLYDPQDMVRYANPAHCTDFGMARDAVMSWTDMMRHSYQNQVGAAINTHDLEAWLVSAKARRGKLPFRTFETDLRNGRWMYITETMDDQGWMLSVGFDITALRANDRSLRQARDGALRAAQVDTLTGVSSRAHVLEQLDLRLNQLRSTQQPCGLVLLDLDYFKKINDTYGHTAGDEVLQRFSRLVVGTLGRNDGFGRIGGEEFLLLFPMVTAAEMEAKVQGILELVRESSPLPEVPRFHHTCSAGLVMLDPALSAIENMRNADRALYAAKGAGRDRLMWA, via the coding sequence ATGGCACACATCTCGGGTATCGCGGACAGCGTTTCGCTGGTGGCGCATTTCGCAAGCTTGTATGAGCATTCCCCCTTGCATGTGGTGCTGTACGACCCGCAAGACATGGTGCGCTATGCCAACCCCGCGCATTGCACCGATTTCGGCATGGCGCGGGATGCGGTGATGTCGTGGACCGACATGATGCGCCACAGCTACCAGAACCAGGTGGGCGCCGCCATCAACACCCACGACCTTGAGGCCTGGCTGGTGTCTGCCAAGGCGCGCCGAGGCAAGCTGCCTTTTCGCACTTTTGAAACGGACCTGCGCAACGGCCGCTGGATGTACATCACCGAGACCATGGACGACCAGGGCTGGATGCTGAGCGTGGGCTTTGACATTACCGCCCTGCGCGCCAACGACCGGTCTTTGCGCCAGGCGCGCGATGGCGCTTTGCGCGCCGCGCAGGTGGACACGCTCACCGGGGTGAGCAGCCGCGCCCACGTGCTGGAGCAGCTGGATTTGCGCCTGAACCAGCTGCGCAGCACCCAGCAACCTTGCGGGCTGGTGCTGCTGGACTTGGACTATTTCAAGAAGATCAACGACACCTACGGCCACACCGCAGGCGACGAGGTGCTGCAACGCTTCTCGCGCCTGGTGGTGGGCACGCTGGGCCGCAACGATGGCTTCGGCCGCATCGGGGGCGAAGAGTTTTTGCTGCTATTCCCCATGGTGACTGCGGCTGAGATGGAGGCCAAGGTGCAAGGCATTCTGGAGCTGGTGCGGGAGTCGTCCCCCTTGCCGGAGGTGCCGCGCTTTCACCACACATGCTCTGCCGGCTTGGTGATGCTGGACCCGGCTCTGAGCGCCATTGAAAACATGCGCAACGCCGACCGCGCTCTCTACGCCGCCAAGGGCGCAGGCCGTGACCGGCTGATGTGGGCCTGA